A segment of the Anthonomus grandis grandis chromosome 11, icAntGran1.3, whole genome shotgun sequence genome:
TCCTTGTCAGATGAACCCTTTGCGCGCTATTTGCATTTTAGGCAGTTTTTCAAagtgaaatttaaaaagaaaaatttttaaaaattctgtttcTACGTTGTAAagacctaaaaataaaataaaaaacctctCATCGGTTCTCGTTGTCAGGACCATTAAGAAACTACTTAGGTAGTCccctttaaaaaagtaaaacttacCTCTGTAGACTCTCCTGGTCAGATAAACCGTTTAGGCTTTATTTACCTTTAAGGAAGTTTGCCcttaaaaaagtgaaactttgaataaaaattaagactcataaattttccaatttttttttacgttataaagaatcaaaaattaaataaaaaaactcttgTAGGATCTCCTTGTCACATGACCTGATGATTTTGATGAACAAATTTTGTcgtcttgtatttttttaaaaaaattctattttccgTTCTAAGTTAACGTCCAAGGTCCATCAAGCATCCATCCCCTGTATACTGAACACAGAATCTTACATTTACTAATACCCTCAATAAGATATTCCAATTTTGTTTGATAGTATGCGAGTCCGGGTGCCCATCAACTAGCGAGCTGGCTCGCCCTTCAACTGCGACCAAAAGAATTCGTACCCCCAGTGGAAGTACCGATTATACCGTACCGCCTCCCCGTACAAACCGGAAAAAGAAACTCGGAAGTAACCAACGCCATGTTGGGTTCGGAGGAAACACAGAAAATGTATCGGGAGGGTAGAAAGTAAGGCTTAAGATGATGAACTATGTATGTGCTCTtatgtttaatttgttaaactcggtcttcaatatattataatataatgatGAAATAAATTAACTGTTGTTTTCTTAtggtaaataattaataaaaagccatatttaaaaaaaatggtttaatggtacaaaacttaaataaattataattaaaatactggGATCTGGTTTTGGGGCTTATCACACAAATCGTCGTCCAAGTACATCAAGTATAAAAAGGTGAAATAAAGGGCGGGGGCGCTGAGCAGGTGCCAAACGTCGTGTTTGTCATAAAAACCCAAGAAAATGCACCCCTGGTTCCATTGTCTCGATTCTGCCGGGGTCACCTATAAACGCGaaacaacaatataaataaataaaattcttttttcactTACTGTCCATAAAGTGGCAGCGTCCAAGAAGAATATTCCAGATGTAATCCAGCATGCCATACCGCAGGCACCAAAGATAATCGCCTCGTAGCTGATCTTCTCCTTGTGGATTAACTGAAATGTTTTGAAAGTCAGAgcgaggaaattaaaaaatatactttttaattaccTTCATAACTGTATAAAAAGACGTATGCAAAACCGTATTGGCCAACAGTAATCCTAACAAAAACGTTCCAAAATCGGTAACGTTATTCATATAAATGTAAATACCCATGCCTAATATGGCAAAATTAGCCAGGTTGGCCAAACAGAGGATAATAAAACGGCCTAAAACAGCAAGTAGTTCTTAATTTAACATTCTCTTCCAATAAAATCCTATTTACCTTTTCTAATTGGATGAAAAGTATCCAGACATAGTCCCGCCTGTTGATACTTTGAATAAAACTGCTGAACCCCCACAACGaccatattaaaataataaattttcaacgATAGGACCATTATTAGTATGGCGTAGCTTACCAGGAACGCTATCCATATAAAAAGTGATCCGTTAAGGATCCCAATCATCGCTAAAAACaagtattgattatttttttacttggtAGGGTCTTAACACCATTATACCAATAAATATGGCGAACCCTACCACGGTAAAGGTGGAGTAAGCGGTCGCGTTTATGTCCGGATGTCTGTTCTGGTATAATTTGACCATCATGAGGACCGCCATAACGTACATAAAGCTTGTATCTGaaaaattatagcactttattGAAGATGATAGACAATTTCAATAGAATAAAATAGATGATATTATTCAAGCTATCGAAAATGACGAACTAACTGTCTTTATTCTTCTAGACTATTCAAAAGCGTTTGACAGGATAAATCACACTCTTCTtttggcaattttaaaatatctgggtTTTAATATACATTCATGCACCTTAATTGCTAGTTATTTACAAAGTAGAAGTCAAAGGGTAAAATTGAATGGTAAATTGTCCAATGCAAAACAgcttttatttggtgttccacAGGGATCCATTTTGGGACCTCTTCTGTTTACATTGTATACTTCACAGATGGCCAAATACATTAGATTTGCACTTCTTCATTTTTACGCAGATAATACATAAATGTATAAATCCTGTAAGTTACACCAATTGCTACAAaccataaatcaattaaatgaaGATTTAAGTACGCTTCTTTCAATCTCACAGAAACATTGTTTAGATCTCAATCCTTCTCAATCTCAAGTCTTACTTTTTGGTAGAAACAGGGCACAAAATTCACAATtacctaatattaaattaacgttaAATGACGAAAGTCTTATTGTCACCGATTTTGCTAAGAATTTGGGCCTAATTTTAGATAGCAGTTTAAGGTTCACTCAACACATTAATATGTGTATAAAGAAAgcctttatcaatttaaaacttatatttaagcaaagaCACTTATTAACAACTTCAATGAAAAGGATGCTCtgtgactctttagtgctttcccattttaattttgcagaCGTAGTATATGGACCATGTTTGCTAGAAAGAGATAAATACCGTATCCAACTAATACAGAATCATTGCGTAAGGTTAATTGGGGGTCTGCGGGGCAGGGAACAGGGAGTATCGGCTAAATTAAGAGAGTTGAACTGGCTTAGAATGGATGAGAGGCGTATTTATCACTCaatagttttagtttattttatgtccagaatatttatacaaaaaaattaagtttcgcaCTGAAATACATAACTTAGATCTTCGCGACAAAGGCTCTATAACCATACCACGTCACTCCACGTCTATCTTTGagagatcttttatttataatatagcgAAGCTTTACAACAGGATTCcaaataattcaaattatttactttttaattatttacattaaatatttgatgtagTATATTATGATGTTTTATAGTGGCTAATCTGATTGCAATAATGTTTAGGGTGTAGTACTTATTGATATGAAATACTAAACTCACgaatttacatataatttgctttttttttatataaattatagtacCTATGTAAATTGTTATGTAGCTAGTTTTAGCTTAAGGTATAGGattcagtagagtagctataAGCTAGACTGCGCCGTAATAGACCTTAGCAATAAGTTTACATCTTTGTATTATATgggaaaataaaagtcattattattattattattattattatagaatacCTGGGCAGCGAGGTGTagttaaatgaaacttttcgaCGTTGTAACAACAGTTAAATCAACGTTTATTAAACGGTACATAACTGCTacaatgttgtttttatttgttgaataGATGTGTTATTGATGTCAGATGATCTACAGAATGTTTCAATTTTAACTCTCACCATTCCATGGCGAACCGAACGTTTGGTCAAAAGTAGTTAAAAAGGTATTCCTTCAAAAACCAGGCCATGGCACAAAGGAAATACTCCAAAATGCAGTCAAAGAAAATCTTGACACAATTCCGGAAGAATAAATAAGTAGCTTTGGGTAAAAATGAAACAGTCCATTCAATTCCCGATGACGTGTAAACCGACACTGTAAATCTCGACAAAATAATACCAAGGAAACCAATTTTAGAACGAAATCATTTGATAAGGAAAGGAAAATCTTTACAAAATTTCGAAAGaagaaattaatagttttaggTAGAAATGAACAGTCCATTGAACTCCCGAtgatataccgggtggtgcgccGCCGATTTCACGTTTATATTACGCCTTGGATTGcctttaaattacatttttcttacGTGATTATAACCTTTACAGACAAAACATGTAGTTTTATTACGATCGTCCATGAAACTTTCGACTAAGATGCGTTTCTATGTCAAAATATGGGCAAAAAGTGGGGTTTtcgagtttctaccgcatttcacgtaTCCACTACGTCTTGGATTGCcttcaaatgatatttttcttacgtaattaTAATCTTTACAGATCAGACATGTAGTTTTATTACGATCGTTTATGAAACTTTCGTCTACGATGCGTTTATATGTCAAAATATGGTTGAAAAGTGGGGTTTtcgagtttctaccgcatttcacgtaTCCACTACGTCTTGGATTGCcttcaaatgatatttttcttacgtaattaTAATCTTTACAGATGAGACATGTAGTTTTATTACGATCGTCCATGAAACTTTCGACTAAGATGCGTTTCTATGTCAAAATATGGGCAAAAAGTGGGGTTTtcgagtttctaccgcatttcacgtaTCCACTACGTCTTGGATTGCcttcaaatgatatttttcttacgtaattaTAACCTTTACAGATGAGACATGTAGTTTTATTACGATCGTTTATGAAACTTTCGTCTACTATGTCAAAATATGGTTGAAAAGTGGGTTTTTCGAGTTTCTACCTTACATTTAACGTCTCTACATTTAACGTCTCCATTATATCCTGCATtgctttaaaatatcaattttctgaGTGGAACATAGGATAGcctatgtaaattttaaggaagtCAATTATCGCTTTctctgtacattttatagaaaaaatttaagataactttttgaagagaccaatctggcaaacccttgtgcaaaaaaaaatttaaaattttaataagcgaattattcaattaaatgtaattgcaaaattagcaaattttcggttcagttAATACCAAACAGGCACAGTTTTTTTATtggcgtttcttgggtttttcgaattgacttttttttaacatggattcaaaaaataaaaaatattgcggttttgtgtcgagtgagcAAAAAAAAGGACTAATTATGTAAGAGCACCcgcaattaaattattaaatttaattaaaattaaatgacaaaaaattattgtcaacaGTGTGATTTATCGAGTAAGGCAGTCGTGCaatatcttatttaaatttcccgccaatCATTTAATATTGACAGTACTGACAAATGACGTAAAGATTGACCCTATTCTAAGTGGTCAATTTTAATTTCGACCATTGTAACTTCTCGCCATTGGAAAAGTGATGACATTTCAGTATGTAAATCGAGTTTCATTAAAATACGTTAACGATAAATGCAGGAAATGTTACGACAACGACGCTGTCAACTATCaaaacttttctttaatttgttgaCAATTGACGTAAAGATTTATTATCAAATGTTAAGTCTAAGATATGTTTTATCGTTTGTCAACAGTGTCAATCGTAATTAAGGACATATTTAataagaacaatttttatgacgatttttaattgaaaaacgtTAAAGTTAAGCGCATAAAAAGTCAACCTAGTCATTTGCCATAGCTGTCAGCCATCAATGCTAAGGTATCTTGGTAATGACAGTATTGACAAATGACGTAAAAATTGACCCTCTTCTAAttggtcaattttaatttcGATTATTGCAACCTTTCGgaatttgaaaaatgaaaaatcaaggGAATAAATCCACTGTAATTGGAAAACGTTAAATGCATTAAAAGTCTTTTAGGAAATGTCAGCTGTCAACGTGAATGAGAAAATCTTATTTGGACAAATTCACCCAAGATTTTTcagctaaaactgcacaagccttgtggATAAAAGTAGCGAACAGAATATAAATACAGTCTTCATAGCACATAAAGAGCACATCAATTTCATCGTATTAGGCTTGcttaatctatttaatttattaaattgagcatctgaaataggtcaagaaatgaagagtatATACTATTTCTTCTGTCTGCCAGCatcgacgacgtttctttgcacaagattgtttaatctggctatttgattattgttatttttttttcaattaacaacaAAAAACCCTACGAGAATACTTAACCAActcatcaaatttaaaaaaaaacagctagtttaaaatcaaaacaaggcAAGTGGcaaaatcgaatttaaaaacgcacacgaactttgaaattcgaatggtatatacccattgcatgcgaaaaagttcgtATACGAAGCGGTCAAAAATACGAATAAATATCGATTTTgcgtgcgaaatcctctaatttcgtatgcgaatcaaaaATACGGCCCTGCTCATAAAGGTATCACATTACTGCAAAAAAACTGCCCAAAAGATGGATACAGTAACTTCACTGAACCGTCCCCCTAATAAATCATGCAAGCAAAGTATTACTGTACACCATAAAAGAAAGACTCAAAAGCTATTTTCTTCCTAATATAGATCCAGAACAAGCAAGAATATACGGATAAATAAACGAAGCCTATACTCATGTACCTACCTCATTAAACAGGTATATAATAACAACATAGACTAGATAAGAATAGGCAACGAACTCGAAGAACTTTAAAGTTAATATCTATAGAAAGTGGATCATAAGAAAAGCTCTGGAATACTTCGGTACGCTTATCACTATCACATTAGTTACTAATGAACAAGAAATGTCTGATATTACAATAAATAGAGCAAGTAAGCATGGAATACAGACCGCGGATTAATAGATCCAAATGTCATCTGATGTTTAAAGATCGGACAGGAACGATTCCTCTACCCTTACAGTTAATCCAAGACAAAAGGAATGAAGGAAGAAGTTATTTATCTAGGCACgaaaatgataaataaaggTGAAATCAAAAGAAGAATTGGGATAGTACAGGCGGTTTTAGATAGACTAGTCGAAATCTGGAAAGACCATTGAACGAAATCCCTAGTAGTTCCTATTGCAGAGTATGGATCAGAATCCTGGACCATAAATGCCATGTCGTTGACGAAGAATTGAATGTCAATTTTTTGGTCATGTGTAATATATTAAGAGGAAAGTCACCGGTGAGATACAAAGATCAAATAAAAGGTAGCAGATAGAGAATCATGGCGGAGAATCACTATGCAGCTTTCATGATTGAAGAGAGAGAGAAAGTGGTTCCCACTTTACTCCAATTAAATCATTCTTATTTATATGAGGACTACGTAAGttatgttttcaaaataaatcaatttttcattgaaaaaataccTGCAACATATATTTAACATTGTATAAACCTAAGAGAAACTACGCTGATCATCACGTTGCTTTTATATTGTCTATTCAGTACAGCAACTTTTGACAATCGGCCTTTGTTCAAAGTTGATTCAACTGTCCCTTACTGCTTAAGTATAAGGTTTAAGTTGCTTTTGTGGATTATTGACCAAAGATGGTAAATTAAAAGTGGtgttttgtaattattaagtTGGTCAAACGCTggagaaaaatctttgtttgtTGCCAAAcgtttcaaattatatttaattcatcttcgAGGCTCTACAATAGATAGAAAgccttttttttgataaaatatactTGACAAATTTTTAGAACGCTTTGTTTATGGCGCAAGTGAACTTTTCGATGTATCTTGGAAGTGTTTTCACTTAGTCATTCATTTCAATGaaatcatttttgttttgtcaGATTCAATGTAAAACTATCATTTCTAGAAGAACGTTTGAATGACCGCGCCAATAGAAAATTcgaaatttattgaaaattgtacCGAAGCAGCTCGTCAGAATCCAGTACATCACAGCAAAATCATTGAAGCTTTGATCTCATTTAAGGCTGGTATAACTAAAGATGCAACTGCACGACAAGAAGCTATAGGACTTAAAACTGAACTAGATCAACTTGGAACAATATCCATACATATGACATTTCTTACTTTCAAGTTTCCATgctgttaataaaatattgcaaaaatattagCATTTAGCTGATATGCTAGACGACTACCGTGAATTGATTCACGTGATAGAAAGCGTTGAACAATGTGGGGAAGTTCAGTTGTTAAGTAGTGAATTTTTACGACTAATTTTCTCTATGTACTGAATTTTGCTTATACTTCAGACATTGAGTTCTTATTCTTATTCTTACTCACTTTGAGACTTGactaatgcctaaaaaaatacgttgtctcttccaggcagtccaaGAGGCCAACTAATGCTTTTTAGGCAGTTTTTAGATCTTCACTGtcttaaatttctatttttttttactctacTATTGCTTAGAACACtttttggaagaattttttttacttaccaaATTGATAATTAGATTGACTGGGACAGATATGGTAACAACCAGAAAGTATCCCCTCGATTGTCAAAGCTAAACCCATGGCATAAAATAACCCATAATGCACCGGGATTCCTTTatcctaaaataataattcagttctgcatttataaatacataaaatgacATACTTTGGTAATCTTAATACGATGCTGCCTATCCAGGACGGCAATAAGGAAAAAAAGTCCAATCAGCATGTAAGCGATATTCGAATAGATATGATTGAAATCGCTAAAACCGAGTGCTGGATGAGTACACATAAAGTTGTAATAGCAAAGGTCTTGGTTGCCGCTCACATTGACCATCTAAAAAGGACTATCTAATTTTTAAGATGtccttattatttgttttatttattaccctCTGATAAGTTACCACCAGTTGTATAACGGGGATGCTATAAAACAAAGCTATGCTAGCTGTATGTGAAAAGTAATTAAATGACCGCTGCTTAATTCTGCCTGGGTATTTGGCGAGCATGTTCACGGTCACTTCTTCAGAAAGGACGATTTTCCGTTTTTCTTCTATCGTTAAAGGTTCGATTACATCTTTGACTTTTATAGCTAAAATCGACATAATAAGCATCATTTAACCTCCTCAAATCTTGATGCTACTTACGACCGTCCTTCATTTTTGAAATGGTACCGAATCTATTCAGCACAAAAATGATTCCGGTTAATGTAATACCGAAAATCGCGACCATCATCATGGTACCGATACAGGCAATCAAATAATCTTTTACACTAATACTGTCTCTAATTAGGAAGGTGATGGTGGTGCTAATGTTATTCTCCAAGACGTAACTCATCCGTTGCACCTGAGGAATTATCGAGTTTTCTTGGCTGCACTTGTAGTTGTCCGGTCTGGCGACGAATACCAGGAAGAATCCCAAGGGGTACTTTCGTTTCTAATATAAAATCCTTGCAGGATTAAAGGGATTTAAGGAAATAATATAGAACTTACAGTTATTGTAATTGCTCCTTTTCTAGTCACTGTTTGATAGGTGCCCTCGTATTTCACGTCTTTGTTGGTGTCTAGAACGGGACactaaaaaggaaaatttattttgttcatCAACCCTTAGACTTTAAAGATTTGCTTAAGTAGTATGATGTTCTTACCCTGCTATCTTGTACAGATACGATAAGACAACCGTCGTCCAAAGAATCAACTTCAATAACAATGGTATCAGAGGCATTTTTATCAAATAGGAAACATTTATATCCGGGCTCCGAAGGAGATATATTAACGGAGTAATTAACGTTTctcttcaaataaaaattagtgtCTTCTTCGAGGACCACGTGTACAGTAACGTTATCGAGCGAGGAGGTCGACAAGGCAACCAAAAAAGTCTGGGAAACCACCAGAGGCCCGACAGAGAAagctaaaaattaattagtaagaGCATTTAGtgcataataataattgtttttgaaaaatattacaagGATTTGTAGGGTTAACAATTTTATCCATATTGTCATGACACATGGTCTTTGTGGTGTTGTAGAAGCGTAGAATCTTGTCGCTTTGGGTCGTCTCAATCATTTCCGG
Coding sequences within it:
- the LOC126742287 gene encoding SID1 transmembrane family member 1-like — encoded protein: MKNVWVFASFLTLLKIILVNGQTGLEVNRIRANYEEVQNISLNLYNESVLIYPSSSAINPYRVKAWSDDVKADLPVLLVVKQATQVTSWTVPEMIETTQSDKILRFYNTTKTMCHDNMDKIVNPTNPSFSVGPLVVSQTFLVALSTSSLDNVTVHVVLEEDTNFYLKRNVNYSVNISPSEPGYKCFLFDKNASDTIVIEVDSLDDGCLIVSVQDSRCPVLDTNKDVKYEGTYQTVTRKGAITITKRKYPLGFFLVFVARPDNYKCSQENSIIPQVQRMSYVLENNISTTITFLIRDSISVKDYLIACIGTMMMVAIFGITLTGIIFVLNRFGTISKMKDGPIKVKDVIEPLTIEEKRKIVLSEEVTVNMLAKYPGRIKQRSFNYFSHTASIALFYSIPVIQLVVTYQRMVNVSGNQDLCYYNFMCTHPALGFSDFNHIYSNIAYMLIGLFFLIAVLDRQHRIKITKDKGIPVHYGLFYAMGLALTIEGILSGCYHICPSQSNYQFDTSFMYVMAVLMMVKLYQNRHPDINATAYSTFTVVGFAIFIAMIGILNGSLFIWIAFLVSYAILIMVLSLKIYYFNMVVVGVQQFYSKYQQAGLCLDTFHPIRKGRFIILCLANLANFAILGMGIYIYMNNVTDFGTFLLGLLLANTVLHTSFYTVMKLIHKEKISYEAIIFGACGMACWITSGIFFLDAATLWTVTPAESRQWNQGCIFLGFYDKHDVWHLLSAPALYFTFLYLMYLDDDLCDKPQNQIPVF